The Pyxidicoccus sp. MSG2 DNA segment AACCTCGCCGCGGGCGTGGAGTCCATCTCGCAACTGAGTGACGAAGCGCTGGCCGGGGCCGGCGTCCCCGCCGCGCTGTCTGGCCGCTCCGGGTATGTGCGGGCCAAGGGCGTGCTGGAGGGTGCGGAGTTGTTCGACGCGGACTTCTTCGGCGTCAACCCGCGCGAGGCGAGCCAGATGGACCCGCAGCAGCGGCGCTTCCTCGAGTGCGCGTGGGAGGCCCTGGAGGACTCGGGCTATCCGCCCCAGTCGCTCGGCGCCTCCGTCGGTGTCTTCGCCACCTCCAGCGCGACGAGCTACCAGCCGCTCCCGGCCTCCGAGGAGCCCGCCGACACCTACCAGCTCAAGCTGGGCCTGGAGAGCGACTTCCTGGCGACCCGCGTCTCCTACAAGCTGGACCTGCGTGGGCCGGCGATGACGGTGCGCACGGGCTGCTCGGGCTCGCTCGTGGCGGTGCACCTCGCCTGCCGTAGCGTGCTCTCTGGCGAGTGCGACCTGGCGCTTGCGGGAGGCGTGGCCATCTCGGTGCCGCTGGCGGGCGGGTACGTCTACCAGCCCGGGATGATTCTCTCGCCCGACGGCCACTGCCGGGCCTTCGACGCACGGGCCGGGGGCACGGTGCGGGGCAACGGCGTGGGCGCCGTGGTGCTCAAGCGGCTCGACCGGGCCCTGGCCGATGGGGACACCGTCCACGCGGTGATTCGCGGCTCCGCGCTCAACAACGACGGCGCGGGCAAGCTCGGCTACACCGCGCCGAGCATCACCGGACAGACCGAGGTCATCCGCAGAGCACACGACGCGGCTGGTGTCCTGCCCCACGAAGTCTCGTTCGTGGAGACCCATGGGACAGGCACGCCGTTGGGGGACCCCGTCGAGGTCGCCGCACTGGCGAAGGCCTTCCAGCGTGGCACCGGCCCCCGGGGCTCCTGCGTGCTGGGCGCCACCAAGCCCAACATCGGTCACCTGGACTCGGCGGCGGGAATCGCCGGGCTCATCAAGACGGTGCTTTGCCTGCGCCATCGCCAGCTCCCGCCCGTCGTGCACTTCGAGCAGCCGAATCCCGCGCTGGGGCTGGGCGGGACGCCCTTCTCGGTCAACGCGCGGCTCTCGGACTGGACTCCGCCCGACGGCCTGCCGCGCATCGCCGGGGTGAGCTCCTTCGGCATCGGCGGCACCAATGCCCACGTGGTGGTGGCCGAGGCCCCGGTCATTCCCTCCGTGGAGGAGACGGAAGGCTGGCGGGTGCTGCCCCTGTCCGCGCGCACTCCCGCGGCGCTGGCCGCGACGGCGAGGCGCCTGGGGGAGGCCCTGGCCTCGCGCACGGAGGTGTCTCTGGTCGACGTGGCTTACACGCTCCAGCAGGGGAGAACCGCCTTCGAACATCGCACGGCGCTCGTCTGCCGGGACGTGCCGGGCGCGAGGCGGGACCTGGAGCGGTTGGCGCGTGAGCTCTCGGAAGGGGAGCGCTCCGCGAGCGTGGTTCGGAGCAGGGAAGTGGTGTTCCTGTTCCCCGGTCAGGGCGCGCAGTACCCCGGCATGGCGCGCGGGCTCTACGCCGCTCACGCCGTCTTCCGTGCCGAGGTGGACCGGTGCTCCGAGCTGCTCCTGCCGCACCTGGGCCAGGACGTGCGCGAGTTGCTCCTCCTGGAGGACGCCTCCGACGAGCGCATCCACCAGACGGTGCTCGCGCAGCCCTGCCTCTTCGTCATCGAGTACGCGCTGGCCCGCCTCTGGATGTCCCTGGGGCTGACCCCGACGGCGATGGTGGGCCACAGCCTTGGCGAGTACGTGGCCGCCTGTCTCGCCGGTGTGTTCTCACTGGAGGACGCGCTGGGGCTCATCTGCGCCCGGGGCCGGCTGATGCAGGCCGCGCCCGCCGGAGCCATGCTCGCCGTCGGGCTGGATGCCGACGCCCTGCGCCCGCTGTTCGACGAGCACCTCTCCATCGCGGTGTACAACGCGCCCGCGCAGACGGTGGTGGCGGGCACGGTGGAAGCCATCTCCGGGTTGCAGCAGCGGCTGGAAGCGCGCGGCATCGTGTGCAGGCGCCTGCGGACCTCGCACGCCTACCACTCGCCCATGATGGAGCCGGCGCTGGAGCCGTTCGCCGAGCAGGTGCGGCGCATCCCGCTCGCGGCACCGGGCATTCCCCTCGTCTCGAACGTCACGGGGACATGGATGACGGCGTCGCAAGCGATGGACCCGGATTACTGGGTCCAGCACCTGCGCCAGCCCGTGCGCTTCACCCAGGGACTGACGTGTCTACTGGAGGGGGCAGAGCGGTTGTTGTTGGAGGTGGGCCCGGGCCAGGCCCTGGGCGGACTCGTCCGCCAGTGCTCGGGATTCGGCGCGTCCCATGCCGTGCTTTCGTCGCTTCCCAACCCGCGCACCGGGGCCGACGACACGGAGTTCTTCCTGGCCCAGGTGGGCGAGGCCTGGAGCCGCGGGGCGACGGTCGACTGGCGGGGGCTGACTCCGGGCGAGCGGGGCCGGCGCGTCTCTCTACCGACGTACCCGTTCGAGCGGCGACGCTACTGGGCCGAGCAGGCGTCGCCGCACGCCGTCCCTTCGCTGCCGCCCAACCGCCAGCATATCGAAGTGCCAGCGCCAGTCCTTCCGGCGACCGCGAGTGCTTCGCCCACGGAAGCAGACCCTACGCACGAAGCCCTGACGCGCATCTGGCGCGAGCTGCTGGGCATCAGCACGATGGGCCACCACGATGACTTCTTCGACCTGGGTGGCCACTCGCTGCTTGCCGTGCAGCTCGGCACCCGGATTCGCGAGACGTTCCAAATCGACTTTCCCCAGCAGCGGGTGCTCGAGCACCGGACGATTGCGCGGCTGGGCTCGTTCATCCAGGAGGCCACGCGCGCGACACCCTCCGCGACACCCTCCAGGGACTCGTCGCTGCTCGTCGAGCTGAACCGGGGAGATGCCCGAAGGCGTCCGCTCTTCCTGCTCCACCCGGTGGGCGGCACCGTCTTCACGTACCAGTCGCTGGCGCGCATGCTCGATCCGGGCTTGCCCATCTACGGCGTGCGTGCGCGAGGGCTGGAGCCCGGGGAGGCCCATGCGGGGAGCATCGAGAGCATGGCGGCCCTGTACCTGGAGGCCGTGCGCACCCGACAGCCGTCCGGGCCCTACCTGCTCGCGGGGCACTCCTTCGGGGGCGTGGTGGCCTACGAGATGGCCCAGCAACTGCTCGCGCGGCGTGAGCAGGTGGAGCAACTCGTGCTCATGGACTCCCCCGGTCCAGGGCAGATGCCGGTCAGCCTGGGCTCGCATGAGGAGATACAGGAATACTTCCGCCGCATGGCGCCCGAGCTGTTCCGCGAGCTCTTCCTGAGCAACACCGGGAGCGAGGGCTCTCTGGAGACCTTGCTGCCTCGCAGCGAGGTGTTCCTCAAGGTGTTCCAGGAGAACGCCGCGGCCATGTTCGCGTACGCCCCGCGCCCATACCCGGGCCGGCTCGTCTTCTTCCATGCCCGGGAGCGTGACACCACCAACCCACCGCATCCCGAGCTGGCGTGGATTCCGCTCGCCACCGAGGGCGTCGAGGTCCACGTCGTGCCCGGCAACCACGTCACGATGCTGGCGGAGCCCCACGTCAGAAGCCTCGCGAAGAAGCTGCGCGGTGCGCTGGAAGAGCGACGGGAGTTCCCCGTTCCCCCGCCCGTCTCGGCGGAGGCGCGCTCGGAGCTCGCGAGGACAGGGTAGCGGTACCGGGACTGGCCGGAGGCGCTCAGCGTCCGGCGACGTCCGGCGCTCGCACCGCGGCCGCGAGCGCTCCGAGGGCGGCCAGGGCCGAGGCCACCTGGAAGCCCCGGTCCACCGCCCGCGTGAGTGCCTCGGCCGAGTCCGGCTCCGCGCGTCCGGCGAGCATCGTCGTGAAGATGGCGCCGGAGAGCCCCACGCCGAGCGCCATTCCCGCGTAGCGCGAGGTGGCCAGCACTCCAGAGGCGATGCCCTGCCGGTGGCGCGGGGCCGCGCCCAGCAGCGCGCTGTTGTTGGGAGCGATGAACATGCCCGCGCCCAGCCCGCACACCGCGAGCCCCACGGCCACGTGCGAAAGCGGTGTCGAGGCGCCGAGCCGCGACAGCAGCAGGAGCCCACCCGAGAGCACCGCCATGCCCACCATCGCCGGCCAGCGCGAGCCGATGCGGTCCGACAGAGACCCGCTCAGCGGCGCGGCCACCATCATCACCACCGGCTGCGCCGTGAGGAGCAGTCCCGCGTGGGCCGGGTCCAGCCCGCGCGCCTGCAGCAGGTAGAAGGGCAGCAGGAAGACGAGGCTGTAGATGCAGATGTAGTTGAGCAGCGCGGTGGCGCTGGCCGCGCGGAAGGTGACGTTCCTGAAGAGGCTCAGGTCGAGCATCGGCACGCGCAGCCGCCACTCCAGCGCGACGAAGGCGCCCAGCACCACCGTCGCGCCCGCGAGCAGCCCCACGATGCCCGGCGAGCCCCAGCCCCACGCATGGCCCTGGTTGAGCCCGAGCAGGAGCGCCACCATGCCCGCGAGGAAGAGCACCGCGCCGGTCCAGTCGAAGGGTTCGTCCCGGGCGATGGGCGCGTCACGCGGCACGAAGCGCAGGCTCAGCCCCATTGCGAGCAGCCCCACCGGCAGGTTCATGTAGAAGACGGAGCGCCACCCCAGGTGCTGCGTGAGCCAGCCGCCGAGCGACGGCCCCACGATGAGCCCCAGGTACGTCATCATCGCCTGGAGGCCGAGCACCCGCCCGCGTCGCTCGGGCGGGAAGCTGCCGGTGAGGATGGCCGCCGAGTTGGAGAGGAGCATCGCCGCTCCCACGGCCTGGAGGGCGCGGAAGGCGATGAGCGCTTCGACGCCGGGAGACAGTCCGCACAACGCGGAGCTGACCACGAAGCCGCCGAAGCCCAGCACGTACACGCGCTTGTGCCCGTGCGTGTCCCCCAGCCGGCCGAAGCCGAGCAGCAGCCCGCTCACCGCCAGCAGGTACACCGTCACCACCCACTGGATGGTGGCCACGTCCGTGCGCAGCTCCGCGCGCAGCACCGGAAGAATCGCGTTCACCACGCTGCCGTCCAGCGCGGACATGAACGTGCCCGCGCCCACCGCGAGCAGTACCCATCGTGCCGAGCGCCCCCCGTGCACGGGGGGCGTCACGGTGGACGTGGGCTTCAGGGCGTGCCGCACAGTCCGTCAGCGCCGCAGGTCAGCCCGTCCTCACAGTCCGCGTTCTTCGTGCAGCCGACCCCCTCCGGGCAGTCCTGTCCCAGGCCACCGGTCATGCTTTCCACCGTGAAGCGGGCGTTCTGCACGAACTCGATGGCGGGCTGGTTGCCGAAGGCGCCGCTCCGGTCATTGACGAGCTCCACCGTCCTCGAGTTCGCCTGGGCCGTGGCCGTGATGTCGAGGGTGGAGGCGTTGTTGATGGCCGTCACGATGCCTTGCGCTATCTGGGCCTCACTGGTGTTGTTGGAGACGGCGACGCGGACGTTACCCGGATAGGTGCTGCCGTTCCTGTCGAACTCGAACACGACATAGGGGTTGCGACCGTCGGAGATGATGAAGAGCTCCGCATCCAATATGTCCCTGCTGGCGACGGCATTGATCCTTCCCCGGGCCGGAGCCAACTGGACGCGGGTGCACGTGGTATTGCAGGTGCCGCAGGTGTCGATGTTGCCGTCGTCGCACGTCTCTCCGGGGTTCAGCACACCGTCACCGCAGTACGCTCCGCTCAGCACCAGTGACTGCGAGCAGTCGGCCGCGCAGAGCGTGCAGTTCTTCTGGCCATAGGGGCACTCGGTCTCGTCGACGTTGTTGCCGTCGTCGCAGACCTCGCTCGCGTCGTTCTTCGAACCGTCGCCGCAGAAGGGGCCGGACAGGCTCAGCTCCCCATTGCAGGTGGAGTTGCAGGCCACGCAGTTGCGCGTGCCGTAGGCGCAGGAGGTCTCGTTGGTGGTGTTGCCGTCGTCGCAGACCTCGGTGCTGCTCTTGAAGCCGTCGCCACAGACGGGGCCGGTGAGCTCCAGTACCTCCATGCAGTCGGACCTGCACAGGGTGCAGCTCGCCGTGCCGTAGTCACAAGAGTCCTCCGTCGTCGTGTTGCCGTCGTCGCATGCCTCGTTGCCGTTGCGGATGCGGTCGCCGCACACCGGGCCCGTGAGGCTCAGCACGCCGGTGCAGGTGGAGTTGCAGGCGAGGCAACTCTGGGTGCCGTAGTCGCACGTGGTCTCATTGGTGTTGTTGCCGTCGTCGCACGCCTCGCTCGGATCCTTCCGGCCGTCGCCGCAGAAGGACCCGGTCAGCTCCACCGGGGCCGTGCACGTGGCGTTGCACTTCGTGCAGGTGCGGGTGCCGTAGTCGCAAGAGGTCTCCGTGATGGTGTTGCCGTCGTCACACACCTCGCGCGGGTCGTTCTGCTGGCCGTCGCCGCAGTAGCGGCCGGTGAGGTTGAGGGACGCGGAGCAGGTGGCATCACACGACCGGCAGTTCTTCGTGCCGTACTCGCACTCCGTCTCCGTCACTTTGTTGCCGTCGTCGCACGCCTCGCTCGCGTCGTTCTGGCTGCCGTCGCCGCAGAAGCGGCCGGTGAGCGTGAGGGGCGCGCCGCAGGTGCTGTTGCACAGCGTGCAGTTCGCGGTGCCGTAGGGGCACTCGGATTCGGTGTTGGTGTTGCCGTCGTCACACACCTCGCTGTCGTCGTTCTTCGCGCCGTCGCCGCAGAAGCGGCCGGTGAGCTTGAGCGACGTCGCGCAGGTCGCATCACACGTCGTGCAGTTGCGGGTGCCGTAGACGCACTCGGACTCGGTGGTGTTGTTGCCGTCGTCGCACACCTCGCTGTCGTCGTTCCGGGCGCCGTCGCCGCAGTAGCGGCCGGTGAGCGTGAGGGGGGCCGAGCACGCCGCGTTGCAGCGCGTGCAGTTACGCGTCCCGTAGGTGCACTCCGTCTCGGTGAACCGATTGCCGTCGTCGCACGCCTCCACGGTGGGGCCTTCCAGGTCCACGAAGCTGTCGCCGCAGGTGTTGCGCACGCAGCCCTTGAGGCAGTCGTCCTCCTCGGTGTCGTTGCCGTCGTCGCACTCCTCGCGCGCGGCCGCGTTGTGGTGGCCGTCGCCGCAGAAGGCGGGCGTGCAGTCGGAGTCACAGAAGGAGGAGTCTCCGCCGGAGTCGCACGCCTCGTTGGCGTTTACGTTGAGCAGGCCGTCACCGCAGAGGGGCAGGGTGCAGTCCGAGTCGCAGGTGATGGAGTTGCCGCCCGTGTCGCACTGCTCGCCCCGCGCGGGGTTGCGGAAGCGGTCACCGCAGAAGGCGATGGTGCAGTCGGCGTCGCAGTTGGCGGAGTTCACCGCGCCCTCGTTGTCGCACTGCTCGCTGGCGCTGACGTTCACGAAGCCGTCGCCGCAGGCCTGCACGGTGCAGTTGGCGTTGCACTCCGGTGACTCGCCCGCCGTGTCGCACTGCTCCAACCCGGGGGACTGCCGGTCGGTGACGCCGTCGCCGCAGCGGGGCAGCTTGCAGTTGTGGAGGCAGTTGTCGGTGTCGACGGCGTTGCCGTCGTCGCACTCCTCGTCCAGGTCGCGCACGCCGTTGCCGCAGCCCTCGCCCGAGCGGCAGTCGGAGGCACAGCCGTCGCCATCCGCGGCGTTGCCGTCGTCACACACCTCCCCGGCCGCGACATCAATGATGCCGTTGCCGCACGACTCGTCGGAGCGGCAGTCGGAGCCGCAGCCGTCGCCGCTCTCGTTGTTGCCGTCGTCGCACTTCTCGCCCCGGGCGACGTCGACGATGTTGTTGCCGCAGCTCTCCTCGGAGCGGCAGTCGCCGCTGCACCCGTCGCCGCTGTCGTTGTTGCCGTCGTCGCACTTCTCGCCGCGGGTGACGTCCACGTAGCCGTTGCCGCAGAACTCCGTGGAGAGGCAGTCCGCGCTGCAGCCGTCGCCCGAGCGCGAGTTGCCGTCATCGCACTTCTCGCCCACGCTGCTGTCCACCGTGCCGTTGGCGCACATCTCGCTGGAGCGGCAGTTGGCGCTGCAGCCGTCATCGTTCTGGGTGTTCCCGTCGTCGCAGACCTCGTTGGCGACGACGTCCACGGTGCCGTTGCCGCAGGTCTCGTTCGAGCCACAGTCCGCGCTGCAACCGTCGCCCGCGAGGATGTTGCCGTCGTCGCAGTCCTCACCGGCCTGGACGATGCCGTCGCCACAGGAGTCTTGGATGCACACGTCCTGTCGGGCCGCGCACTGCTGGCCGGAGGGACAGACGAGGCCCGAGGGGCACGTCACGCTCTCCGGCTTCACGCAGGAGAGGAACGGCAGCACCAGCGCGAGCAGGACGAGCAGCCCGGGGGACAGGGAAGGGGAGGCGTTGCGTCGCATGGTGGGCCTCAGAAACGGAACGTCGCGGAGGCGCCGCCGCCGCCAGCGCCGAGGAGGGGGGTAACGCTCGCCGACGGCTTCGTGGCCTCGGACGGGTCGACCTGGTGGGGTTGGAGCCGGTTGAGGTAGACGAGCACCGCGCCCGTCACCAGTGCCGCGCCGCCCACGGCGTATCCGGCGAAGGCGCCCTTCTGGAAGGTGTCTCCGCGGGTGCGCTGGTCCGCGACGGCGGGCTCCGGCACACAGCCCCCGCAGCTTGCAATCGCCGTGTCGAAGCGGGAGTAGTCGTCACGGGCCATCATGTGCAGCAGTCCTCCGCCCGCCGCGAGCGCAGCGCCAGCGCCCACCACCGCCCAGGGCTTCCACGCGGACCACTTCCTCCGATACTGGATGAGGTCCTCGGAGGTGAACATCTTGAGGTCCAGCGTCACCTTCTCGCCCGGGGACATCGTGCGGCTCTGCTCCTGGGTGAGGTAGCCCTCCCCGGTGGCGACGAGCGAATGCGGGCCAGCGCGGACCCAGCCCGAATGGCGTCCGGGGCCCATGAACAGGGGCCTGCCGTCCATCACCACCGAGGCCCCCGGTGTCTCGCAGGAGATGTCCACCCAGGCGAGCTGCTTCTCGACGAGCGCCTTGTACGCGCGGGCGCTCTCCAGCTTCTCGGCGTCCAGCGGTGCCTCGCCGTAGCGCATCGCCGCCTCCAGGTGCTCGCGGACCTCGATGGGCTGGTCCAGGTTCAGCAGCGCCAGCGCCAGGTTGTAGTGGATGGCGGGGTGGTCCCACGACGCGAGCGCCTGCCGGTACTGCTCCGCCGCCTTCAGGAAGAAGGACTCCTTCAGCAGCGCGTTGGCCGAGCGGAACAGGTCGATGGCGACCTGCTGCTTCGGCTGGGGCACGCCCCGGGCCCAGGGGCGCTCGTCGCCGGACAGCACCACCGACGAGCGTCGCTCGGCGGGCGTGATGTCCGGAGGCGTGGCGGCGGCCGCGGACGCCTCGGGCGCTGTCACCTCCAGGGGCTCCGCAACAGGTTCGGCGGTGGGCTCGGCGGGAGTGGCCGCCGCGCCCTTGCGGAGGCGGCGCTTCGTCGTCTTGGCGGCGCGCGGAGCGTCCGGAGCCAGCGGGTCGGAGGACTTCGCGGCCTTGCGCACGCGCTTCGTCCCGTTCGCGGAAGAGGAAGGCTTCACGCCCTTGCGCACTGGCTTCTTCGTCGGGGCCGAGGCCGGGGACTCGCCCTGCGC contains these protein-coding regions:
- a CDS encoding DHA2 family efflux MFS transporter permease subunit, with translation MTPPVHGGRSARWVLLAVGAGTFMSALDGSVVNAILPVLRAELRTDVATIQWVVTVYLLAVSGLLLGFGRLGDTHGHKRVYVLGFGGFVVSSALCGLSPGVEALIAFRALQAVGAAMLLSNSAAILTGSFPPERRGRVLGLQAMMTYLGLIVGPSLGGWLTQHLGWRSVFYMNLPVGLLAMGLSLRFVPRDAPIARDEPFDWTGAVLFLAGMVALLLGLNQGHAWGWGSPGIVGLLAGATVVLGAFVALEWRLRVPMLDLSLFRNVTFRAASATALLNYICIYSLVFLLPFYLLQARGLDPAHAGLLLTAQPVVMMVAAPLSGSLSDRIGSRWPAMVGMAVLSGGLLLLSRLGASTPLSHVAVGLAVCGLGAGMFIAPNNSALLGAAPRHRQGIASGVLATSRYAGMALGVGLSGAIFTTMLAGRAEPDSAEALTRAVDRGFQVASALAALGALAAAVRAPDVAGR
- a CDS encoding non-ribosomal peptide synthetase/type I polyketide synthase, with the protein product MPHPVESQSHHATGLESSSGPLSYNQQALWFASKLDPIAYNLAYGFRLRGALDPELLKRALALLVARHPVLRTTFSETERGPHRVLHGRMDFEFQHVEAAHLDEAAMLQRLYSDAARPYDLQHGPVLRSALYTRGPGEHVLLLACHHLSLDGGSLGLLLQDLQRSYVAVASGREVDLGPPPTRDYGEFVQWQSEWLTSVEGERARTWWREQLAGCTPVLNLPTDRPRSARQSFRQHTHVMTLDEPLAQALAALAKGEGTSFYALLLAAFQALLHRHSGQEDLLVGVPSSGRSEEWHSRVVGYLVNTLAVRSRASADASFRSFLQNTARTLREALAHGSYPLPKVIEELKPPRDAGRSPLVQATFTQMPRLRLDASSAPPPFELERLTASNVGLAGDLSVHVHATRDSGTQLLWAVNADVFEPATVERLAARYVTLLESLLTGLDQPLAALRLLPPQEEHQLVVEWNATATDVESEVCLHELFSRQVARTPDAVALLFEREALTYRELDARANHLAHRLRRLGVGPEVRVGLCVERSPELIVGLLGVLKAGGAYVPLDPAYPSERLAFMVADARLTAIVTQRSLEDRLPASDAARLFIGAGGEDLTGPCDAPDSGVGPGNAAYVIYTSGSTGRPKGVTVEHRQVSNLLATQPRVFPLGTGDTMLQFASVSFDMAVQEIFSPLVSGSALCLARRESLVPGPELASLLRERRISAAILSPSALAALPAGEYPALKTIMVGGEPSPEPLVARWSAGRRYINGYGPTEATIYATCAPCTSGAPVTLGRPIGNVRVYLLDARLQPVPRGVAGELYIGGAGVARGYLGRPELTAERFIPDCFSDTFGGRLYRTGDLARQLPDGRLEFLGRVDHQVKLRGFRIELGEIESGLRVHPDVRDVVVLAREEPSGGKFLVAYTVAHEGRELEEVGLRAFLKQSLPEYMVPSTFVACERLPLTSNGKVDRAALLAIPVQRVRVPRSRPPASEAERTVARIWQDVLNLDQVGATESFFDLGGHSLLLTQVRARVGQAFGREPSMVELFEHVTVESLAAHLSAQPAPELPSARALPPAEGGHAVAIIGLAGQFPGAKDLEQFWRNLAAGVESISQLSDEALAGAGVPAALSGRSGYVRAKGVLEGAELFDADFFGVNPREASQMDPQQRRFLECAWEALEDSGYPPQSLGASVGVFATSSATSYQPLPASEEPADTYQLKLGLESDFLATRVSYKLDLRGPAMTVRTGCSGSLVAVHLACRSVLSGECDLALAGGVAISVPLAGGYVYQPGMILSPDGHCRAFDARAGGTVRGNGVGAVVLKRLDRALADGDTVHAVIRGSALNNDGAGKLGYTAPSITGQTEVIRRAHDAAGVLPHEVSFVETHGTGTPLGDPVEVAALAKAFQRGTGPRGSCVLGATKPNIGHLDSAAGIAGLIKTVLCLRHRQLPPVVHFEQPNPALGLGGTPFSVNARLSDWTPPDGLPRIAGVSSFGIGGTNAHVVVAEAPVIPSVEETEGWRVLPLSARTPAALAATARRLGEALASRTEVSLVDVAYTLQQGRTAFEHRTALVCRDVPGARRDLERLARELSEGERSASVVRSREVVFLFPGQGAQYPGMARGLYAAHAVFRAEVDRCSELLLPHLGQDVRELLLLEDASDERIHQTVLAQPCLFVIEYALARLWMSLGLTPTAMVGHSLGEYVAACLAGVFSLEDALGLICARGRLMQAAPAGAMLAVGLDADALRPLFDEHLSIAVYNAPAQTVVAGTVEAISGLQQRLEARGIVCRRLRTSHAYHSPMMEPALEPFAEQVRRIPLAAPGIPLVSNVTGTWMTASQAMDPDYWVQHLRQPVRFTQGLTCLLEGAERLLLEVGPGQALGGLVRQCSGFGASHAVLSSLPNPRTGADDTEFFLAQVGEAWSRGATVDWRGLTPGERGRRVSLPTYPFERRRYWAEQASPHAVPSLPPNRQHIEVPAPVLPATASASPTEADPTHEALTRIWRELLGISTMGHHDDFFDLGGHSLLAVQLGTRIRETFQIDFPQQRVLEHRTIARLGSFIQEATRATPSATPSRDSSLLVELNRGDARRRPLFLLHPVGGTVFTYQSLARMLDPGLPIYGVRARGLEPGEAHAGSIESMAALYLEAVRTRQPSGPYLLAGHSFGGVVAYEMAQQLLARREQVEQLVLMDSPGPGQMPVSLGSHEEIQEYFRRMAPELFRELFLSNTGSEGSLETLLPRSEVFLKVFQENAAAMFAYAPRPYPGRLVFFHARERDTTNPPHPELAWIPLATEGVEVHVVPGNHVTMLAEPHVRSLAKKLRGALEERREFPVPPPVSAEARSELARTG
- a CDS encoding DUF4215 domain-containing protein is translated as MRRNASPSLSPGLLVLLALVLPFLSCVKPESVTCPSGLVCPSGQQCAARQDVCIQDSCGDGIVQAGEDCDDGNILAGDGCSADCGSNETCGNGTVDVVANEVCDDGNTQNDDGCSANCRSSEMCANGTVDSSVGEKCDDGNSRSGDGCSADCLSTEFCGNGYVDVTRGEKCDDGNNDSGDGCSGDCRSEESCGNNIVDVARGEKCDDGNNESGDGCGSDCRSDESCGNGIIDVAAGEVCDDGNAADGDGCASDCRSGEGCGNGVRDLDEECDDGNAVDTDNCLHNCKLPRCGDGVTDRQSPGLEQCDTAGESPECNANCTVQACGDGFVNVSASEQCDNEGAVNSANCDADCTIAFCGDRFRNPARGEQCDTGGNSITCDSDCTLPLCGDGLLNVNANEACDSGGDSSFCDSDCTPAFCGDGHHNAAAREECDDGNDTEEDDCLKGCVRNTCGDSFVDLEGPTVEACDDGNRFTETECTYGTRNCTRCNAACSAPLTLTGRYCGDGARNDDSEVCDDGNNTTESECVYGTRNCTTCDATCATSLKLTGRFCGDGAKNDDSEVCDDGNTNTESECPYGTANCTLCNSTCGAPLTLTGRFCGDGSQNDASEACDDGNKVTETECEYGTKNCRSCDATCSASLNLTGRYCGDGQQNDPREVCDDGNTITETSCDYGTRTCTKCNATCTAPVELTGSFCGDGRKDPSEACDDGNNTNETTCDYGTQSCLACNSTCTGVLSLTGPVCGDRIRNGNEACDDGNTTTEDSCDYGTASCTLCRSDCMEVLELTGPVCGDGFKSSTEVCDDGNTTNETSCAYGTRNCVACNSTCNGELSLSGPFCGDGSKNDASEVCDDGNNVDETECPYGQKNCTLCAADCSQSLVLSGAYCGDGVLNPGETCDDGNIDTCGTCNTTCTRVQLAPARGRINAVASRDILDAELFIISDGRNPYVVFEFDRNGSTYPGNVRVAVSNNTSEAQIAQGIVTAINNASTLDITATAQANSRTVELVNDRSGAFGNQPAIEFVQNARFTVESMTGGLGQDCPEGVGCTKNADCEDGLTCGADGLCGTP